The Thermotoga caldifontis AZM44c09 genomic interval GATCGGATACTTCTCGAGCCCCCCACGCTCGATCTGTTCCAGAGCGTTCTCGAAAATCTGCGATTCGATTTCCTGCCTGGTCGCGTTGTATTCGAACAAAAGATTGATCAGTTTTGATGCGAGCGTATAATCACGGGTTGTCAGCAGATCGAAGGCGTCGTGAGCCGCATCGAGCCTACCGGCGGCGTTTATTTTTGGAGCGACACGAAAACCAATGTCCCTGGAATCAGGTTCAGGTATCTGCAACCTTGAGAGCAACATGGCGAGGCCTGGGCGATCGGTTCCCTTCATTCTTTCGAGGCCTTCCTTCGCTATGAACCGATTCTCATCGACCAATTTGACCACATCCGCTATGGTACCGAGCGCCACTAGGTCCAGGTACTGGAAGACGTCTTCTTCGTTCAGAGACAAACGCTCCGCAACGGCGCTTATCAGCTTGAACGCCACCCCGACGCCCGCGAGGTCCTTGAAAGGATATTCGTCGTCCTTTCTCTTCGGGTTGAGCACGGCATCTGCAGGTGGCAGGACGTCCGAAGCTTCGTGGTGATCCGTGATCACGACGTCGTAACCCATCCTCTTCGCAAGCTGGACTGCTTCAACGGCCGTGACACCGCAATCGACGGTGAGCAGAACCTTTGCTCCCTCGCCCCTGAAACTCTCCAGTGCCGCTGGCTGAAGGCCGTAACCTTCATCGATGCGCCGCGGGATGTAATGCATCACCCTCCAGCCATGGTTCTGGAGGAATTCCTTGAGCACTGCGACTCCGGTGATCCCGTCCACGTCGTAATCGCCGTAGACGAGAACCAGCTCGTCCTCATCCCTGGCGCGCAAAAGTATGTCGACCGCACGATCCATGTCCTTCAGAAGGAACGGATCGTGAAGATCCTGTTTGGACGGATTGAGGAACCTGATCGCCTTCTCTGGATCTTTGATTCCACGGTTTATCAGTAGCCTGGCTACGAGATCACTGACACCCAATTCCGCAACGAGTTTTCTTAACTCGTCCTGGTCTACCTGCTTCACCATCCACCTCACGTCGGTTCAACTACCTTGCACAGTTTTTTCTTTCATTTTATTAAACCACAGAACCCCCGAAATGGTTCTGAATGTTAGAATCTCGTCATGGAGGTCTACACATGCATATAAAGTTGATCGACGGACACGACTGCATCGGGGGAAACAAGATATTGGTCGGTTCATCGAGCGGAGAGGGTTTTCTGCTCGACTTTGGGGTCAATTTCAAGAAGTGGAGCCTCTATTTTGAAGAGTACTTGAAACCCAGGACAGGCAGGATCCTGCACGATCTTCTCAAGCTCGAATTGATACCAAAGCTGAACATCTACAGATCGGACCTCATGCCACCGCAGTTCGAGAACGATGTGAATGTCCGATTCGTCTTTTTGAGTCACGCCCATACGGATCACTGTGGCCTGATCGGCCTTCTGAGCGAACAGATTCCTCTGATCATGACGAACGAGACCTTCGCACTCTTGAGCGTCATGGACCAGCTGAAACCTTCAGTCTGGGAACAGCTGGCCATCAAGACGAGGGTCCCCGCCAACGAGGAGCACGTCCGCTCCGACGTGCTCGTCAACGACAGAAAGAAGGAAAAGAAGAAGAGAAGGATCTGTGCGGGCGATACTTTGGAATCGACAGATGGAGATTTCGAAACTGTATCGTTTGAACAGTGCTGGCCGGGCTTTGTGAAGGTCTTACCCGTATACCACTCGGTACTCGGTGCGGCGGCGCTGTGTGTGGAGGTTGACGACGCGCTGGTGGTTTACACGGGAGACCTGAGGATGAGTCCGACGAAAGATGAAGAAGATTTCTGGCGCTTCGAACTCGGTGAGAAGCGGTTGGATCTTTCAAAGAGAACGGAAAGGTTCGTACAGGAGGTCAAACGTCACAGAGATTCGCTCAAAAAGATCCTGATCCTGATCGTTGAAGGCACGAGACTCGGCAGGGTTGAAGAATCTGTCAGCAACGAACGGACCGTTTTCGAAAACGCGAGGGAACTCATTTCGAAAACCAACCGGCTCATCATCGCAGATTTTCCCACCAAGCATCTCGAAAGATTGATGACTTTTCTCAAGATCGCACAGGTGTGTGACAGATTCCTCGTTTTAACTCCCAAAGACTACGCACTCTTAGAAAATATGGGACGAATCGATCCGACCTGGCAACTGACAGAGCAAGAACTGAGTCACATACGCATCTATCATGTCGCCAAGGTGGAGTTCTCAAAACTCGAAAAGGACGCCATACTGTTTGGAAAAACGGCCGGCTTGCTCGTCTCACCGGGAGAGATAAATCAAAGACCAGAAAGGTTCATCATCGCGGCCGGGTACTTCGATATGCCGCAAATACTTGACATAGACGAAAGTGTTCTGAGCGGTTCGATGTACATTCACTCCACGAGTGAAGCTTACACGGAAGAGCAGCAGATGGATTACAAAAGATTCAGGAACTGGCTGAGCAGGTTCAACATCCAACCCTTCGGTCTAAGGTTCGACAACGATGAGGTCGTTTTTACGAAAGAGTTCCACGCTTCCGGGCACCTTTCAGCACACGATCTGGAATGGCTCATCAAAACACTGGAACCAGATTTCATAATACCGGTGCACACGGAGGATAAGTCCTGGTTCGTGAACAAATGGGGCAGCAGAGTCCTCACTCAAGAAGAAGTATACTTATGATTATTCAGTTTTCAACTTCTCGGTGTACAATCTAATGGAAAACGATTGGAGGTGAACGGATTGAAGTTCTACATCACGACGCCGATATATTACGTCAATTCCGAACCACACGTGGGCAGTGCCTACACGACGATAATAGCTGACATAATCGCGCGTTACAAACGAATGATGGGTTACAAAGTTTTCTTTCTCACCGGTACCGATGAGCACGGCCAGAAGGTTTACCAGGCTGCCCGTGCGGCGGGGAAAGATCCACAGCAATTCTGTGACGAGCTCGCCGAGAAATTCGCACAGCTCTGGAAAAAACTGCAGATAACCAACGATGGTTTCATAAGGACGACGGATCCTAAACACATGGAAGTGGTCCAGTATTTCGTCAAGAAGATGCTCGAGAACAACGATGTGTACAAAGGTACCTACGAAGGCTGGTACTGTGTACCCTGTGAAAGTTACTGGAGCGAAGACGAACTCGGACCAAACCGTACATGTCCGAGCTGCGGCAGAGAGGTCAAGTTCATCAGGGAAGATAATTACTTCTTCAGACTCTCAAAGTACCGCGACGCACTCCTGGAACACTACAGGAAGCATCCGGAGTTCGTTCAACCCGATTTCAGAAGGAACGAAATGCTCAAGATACTGGAATCTGGGCTGAAGGATCTGAGTATAACCAGAACCACGTTCAGCTGGGGAGTACCGATGCCAGATGATCCGCAGCACGTCATCTACGTGTGGGTAGATGCACTCATAAACTATGTTTCCGCGATCGGCTATCCGACGGATCCAGAGAAGTTCAACGAGTTCTGGCCGGCCGATTTGCACCTGATAGGTAAGGAGATAAACAGATTCCACTCGATCATATGGCCCGCGATGTTGATGTCCGTCGGTCTTCCTCTGCCAAAGACGATTTTCGCGCACGGCTGGCTCACGGTTGATGGTCAGAAGATTTCAAAATCCCTCGGCAACGCTATAGATCCCAAATACTTCGTGGACAAATACGGTAACGATGTGCTCAGATTTTACTTGGTCAGAGAGATCGTGTTCGGGAAAGATGGTGATTTCTCCGAAAAAGGCTTGGTGAACAGACTCAACTCCGACCTGGCCAACGACTACGGTAACCTTCTGCACAGGACTCTCGCCATGATCGAAAAACACTTCGAATCACAGATGCCGGAACCTGGCCCGTTCGAAGATATAGACGAACAGTTCGTTCAGCAGGTGCTCCAGAAGGTGGAGCAGTACCTGATCCAGATGGACAGCTACCAGCTCACGGATGCCGTCGAAACGGTCATGCAGATACTCGCTTCTGCGAACAAGTATTTCGACGAACGTAAGCCATGGCTGC includes:
- a CDS encoding MBL fold metallo-hydrolase gives rise to the protein MHIKLIDGHDCIGGNKILVGSSSGEGFLLDFGVNFKKWSLYFEEYLKPRTGRILHDLLKLELIPKLNIYRSDLMPPQFENDVNVRFVFLSHAHTDHCGLIGLLSEQIPLIMTNETFALLSVMDQLKPSVWEQLAIKTRVPANEEHVRSDVLVNDRKKEKKKRRICAGDTLESTDGDFETVSFEQCWPGFVKVLPVYHSVLGAAALCVEVDDALVVYTGDLRMSPTKDEEDFWRFELGEKRLDLSKRTERFVQEVKRHRDSLKKILILIVEGTRLGRVEESVSNERTVFENARELISKTNRLIIADFPTKHLERLMTFLKIAQVCDRFLVLTPKDYALLENMGRIDPTWQLTEQELSHIRIYHVAKVEFSKLEKDAILFGKTAGLLVSPGEINQRPERFIIAAGYFDMPQILDIDESVLSGSMYIHSTSEAYTEEQQMDYKRFRNWLSRFNIQPFGLRFDNDEVVFTKEFHASGHLSAHDLEWLIKTLEPDFIIPVHTEDKSWFVNKWGSRVLTQEEVYL
- the metG gene encoding methionine--tRNA ligase, giving the protein MKFYITTPIYYVNSEPHVGSAYTTIIADIIARYKRMMGYKVFFLTGTDEHGQKVYQAARAAGKDPQQFCDELAEKFAQLWKKLQITNDGFIRTTDPKHMEVVQYFVKKMLENNDVYKGTYEGWYCVPCESYWSEDELGPNRTCPSCGREVKFIREDNYFFRLSKYRDALLEHYRKHPEFVQPDFRRNEMLKILESGLKDLSITRTTFSWGVPMPDDPQHVIYVWVDALINYVSAIGYPTDPEKFNEFWPADLHLIGKEINRFHSIIWPAMLMSVGLPLPKTIFAHGWLTVDGQKISKSLGNAIDPKYFVDKYGNDVLRFYLVREIVFGKDGDFSEKGLVNRLNSDLANDYGNLLHRTLAMIEKHFESQMPEPGPFEDIDEQFVQQVLQKVEQYLIQMDSYQLTDAVETVMQILASANKYFDERKPWLLAKQGETRKLATVLYNVSETLKKVAIMFHPIMPNSSQEVLRRLGETEPRAEHLRTWRTLNAGQRIVHAEPLFQKVELKTEQKITQETVPQGVQLVDINEFKKLDLRVAKVLSAERIKGSEKLLKLLIDLGELGTRQIVAGIAKYYEPEQLVGKCIVVVANLKPAKLMGVESQGMLLAAHDGEQVKLVTVDGGATPGSRIS